AATATGCAAGCATTATTTCCTTAGAGAATAATGTACTAATTTGATGTTTTTCTTCCATATGCTGGATTGCATAATTGTTGTGTGGTGGTCATGTCCTCTCTCAGATTCTTATTTTAGTTGTTTGCTTTCTGATGTGTCAAGGATGCCGAAGCCAAAGGGTTAAACCCAGGATTGATAGTTCTGCTTATTGTTGGCGGGCTGTTGTTGACATTCCTGGTTGGAAATTATGTACTTTACCTGTATGCACAAAAAACCCTTCCTCCAAGGAAAAAGAAGCCAGTCTccaagaagaagatgaagaaggagaAACTGAAGCAAGGTGTCTCTGCACCTGGAGAGTAGAAACTTAAGACGTGCCTTCTCTTGttcctctcaaatctcaatgtTGAACTCTTTTGTTCAGAAATTTTCCTTTGGTGTTGAGAGTGTGTGCTAGTTACTTTCATTCTTCCCCCATAATACTTGTTGGATATTTATA
The DNA window shown above is from Quercus lobata isolate SW786 chromosome 7, ValleyOak3.0 Primary Assembly, whole genome shotgun sequence and carries:
- the LOC115951202 gene encoding DNA-binding protein S1FA; the encoded protein is MDESFEFDGKVPPSFDRMDAEAKGLNPGLIVLLIVGGLLLTFLVGNYVLYLYAQKTLPPRKKKPVSKKKMKKEKLKQGVSAPGE